The DNA window CTCACGTTTGCTTGTGTAGACCCGTGTCCGGCGGTCGATTTGTGTTGACTGTGTGGCGGGTGTTTTGTAGAGCACACGGTCATTTCCCTTTGCATCGGACTCTCTTCCAACACATGTCTGCGGGTTCGCCCCTCGTGCGGGTCATTGGATTGGGACTTCTCCTAGCTTCGGCGCTCTTCCGAATGCGCCCGGACTCGCCCGAACAACTGCTGCCTGGCGCGTATTATGTCGGTTTgtggtttcctttctccgttGCTGCAGGCCGCTCCCCTGGAGCAGACCGTCGCTCAGGAAGAGGTGCGTGCGTCGAAACCTCAAGTGATGGACGAGAACTCGGCTGAAGCGGCCAACAAACAGGAAGCCGCCCAGAGTGTCCAGGACGTCTCTGCGAATGATATTCAAAAGTTCCTTGCTGACCAGTCGCCCGCCAGCGCCAAGAGACTCATCTTCTCGGCCACcaagacgacgacgacgcgaACCATGTCCAAGACCGTCAGCGAGTCTGTGTCTCACAAACAAACCAAGGAGGTTTTCACTGCCGCCAACATGGCGCACATGGGTTGGAAAGCGAGCAAGGAGGCGTTCCTGGCGCACAGctcgtccttcgcttcgcaAAACGACGTAAGCCGACGCTCCCCGGAAACGCCCCGTCGAGACGATCCCGCAGGATCTCACGTATCCTCTGGTCCTTCGCGCGTTCCCGGCCGGTCCGGGGCAGTcggccgccgctgcgcccAAAAACGGCTCTTCGCTGCCTTGTCGCTGCGCTTCAGGCAACCGAGACCGAGATCGCTCGTTTCGTCCCCTCCGTCCAAGTCGTGGACTTGCCGCTCGACTTGGTCTACACCGTCCCCGAGGTGAAGACTCGCATGGTGAACTACACCTTTGAGTGCCCCGCGCGCGGCTACTCGCGCCTCGTCCCCCGCGCCTTCCCTGTGGACACGCCTTTCATCGTGCCCCAGTACGAAGACGTGCGCGTTCCGGTCGTCATGTCGCAAACCTTCGTCCCGGAACTGCAGGAAACGTCCAAGGTTGTTCAGGTTCCAGTCGCGCGCTACGTCCCGAAGCTCGTCCCCGTCGACGTCTTTGTCCCTCGCCCTGTGGCGATCCCGATCAAGGCTGGGGAGGTGACGCAAGTGACCAAGAACACGGTCATCAGCGAGGACCTGATGCACCAGCTCAGCGTGGAAATGAACCCGCACCTCCAGGCTCTCAACAAATTCAATGCCCAACAGGTCAGAGTCTGTCGcatcgacacacacacacacgctgcGATGCTGAGACGTCCCCCTCGTGGAGCGGGCGCTTCGTGTGAAGCGAACTGAAAACAAGGACAACTGGGAACCAAAAAACACAAGGTGTGCACGCAC is part of the Neospora caninum Liverpool complete genome, chromosome II genome and encodes:
- a CDS encoding putative articulin 4; its protein translation is MERTADNAAPLEQTVAQEEVRASKPQVMDENSAEAANKQEAAQSVQDVSANDIQKFLADQSPASAKRLIFSATKTTTTRTMSKTVSESVSHKQTKEVFTAANMAHMGWKASKEAFLAHSSSFASQNDATETEIARFVPSVQVVDLPLDLVYTVPEVKTRMVNYTFECPARGYSRLVPRAFPVDTPFIVPQYEDVRVPVVMSQTFVPELQETSKVVQVPVARYVPKLVPVDVFVPRPVAIPIKAGEVTQVTKNTVISEDLMHQLSVEMNPHLQALNKFNAQQAQAMDSLVNKANELATQMDCPPPAPERIEVNEKACGVIPVVDEQGNKQLKIDLGGKDPRSVEMVFKRLHDDADTSKSVEETVQLTEDIILCVHRDLNGGRLDTFPSGNAGIPMIFRAPDEKQGFSACPGSNGLPEPAPLRSLTNDMSLVSASAEAQNDSSATTTGESVPAALGAEEATTAVPIAA